A genomic region of Candidatus Thermoplasmatota archaeon contains the following coding sequences:
- a CDS encoding Nre family DNA repair protein, translating to MPALPLGRCVLPPQDGPSPTQAARDLGIPPELCVRCKAARLLCGLPRCPILDRVREMIPAPAPLRGRELYGPSPPSLFVGRHGYPTVRAGPMVAPGADAPARLDAPREWVGGDVGTILGLRSGLLRSRRLVPVARPDHPVVAAAQLLAQAERPAAVEVTLAKDPPASLRSSIEGFAAPLGPAVEALTAKVVDNPAIPRKVDALVSDTDARAEDAATELYRSGIDAYHIQRLLSSGQLGAGHRRRLVPTRWSITATDDILGKRLIEQAKGFQEIGEATVHSFEHLGNSFHVLLLPREWSFEMLESWQRGAMWAPEDAAAADWEPYEGRTSYADNVTGAYYAARLSVLERLERLRRQAAVVVYREISPAYWAELGVWVIREGVRRAMEEPPQRFPGVEAAVAWIRSRVRRQAWDAESVLLDRFFRQRRITDYFG from the coding sequence ATGCCCGCGTTGCCCCTTGGGCGCTGCGTGCTTCCGCCGCAGGACGGGCCGTCCCCTACGCAGGCGGCGCGGGACCTTGGCATTCCGCCCGAGCTTTGCGTCCGTTGCAAGGCGGCGCGCCTGCTGTGCGGCCTGCCGCGCTGCCCGATCCTCGACCGCGTGCGGGAGATGATCCCGGCGCCCGCCCCTTTGCGCGGCCGCGAGCTCTACGGCCCGAGCCCGCCGTCGTTGTTCGTGGGCCGGCACGGCTACCCGACCGTGCGCGCGGGGCCCATGGTGGCGCCCGGCGCCGACGCGCCCGCGCGCCTCGACGCGCCGCGCGAATGGGTGGGAGGTGACGTCGGAACCATCCTTGGCCTTCGCTCGGGGCTTCTGCGGTCCCGCCGCCTCGTGCCGGTCGCGCGGCCCGACCATCCGGTCGTCGCGGCGGCGCAGTTGCTTGCGCAGGCCGAGCGGCCGGCGGCCGTCGAGGTCACGCTTGCGAAGGACCCGCCCGCTTCGCTTCGTTCCTCCATCGAGGGCTTCGCGGCCCCGCTTGGCCCGGCCGTCGAGGCGCTCACGGCGAAGGTCGTCGACAACCCGGCCATCCCGCGCAAGGTGGACGCGCTCGTGTCGGACACGGACGCGCGCGCGGAGGACGCGGCGACCGAGCTCTACCGCTCGGGCATCGACGCGTACCACATCCAGAGGCTTCTTTCGAGCGGCCAGCTTGGGGCCGGTCATCGTCGTCGCCTCGTGCCCACGCGCTGGAGCATCACCGCCACGGACGACATCCTGGGCAAGCGGCTCATCGAGCAGGCGAAGGGCTTCCAGGAGATCGGGGAGGCGACCGTCCATTCGTTCGAGCACCTGGGCAACTCGTTCCACGTCCTCCTCCTGCCGCGCGAGTGGAGCTTCGAGATGCTGGAAAGCTGGCAGCGTGGCGCCATGTGGGCCCCCGAGGACGCCGCTGCCGCCGACTGGGAGCCCTACGAGGGAAGGACTTCGTATGCGGACAACGTGACGGGCGCGTACTACGCCGCGCGCTTGTCGGTGCTCGAGCGCCTGGAGCGGCTGCGGCGGCAGGCGGCCGTCGTGGTGTACCGCGAGATTTCGCCGGCGTATTGGGCCGAGCTTGGCGTGTGGGTCATCCGCGAGGGCGTTCGGCGCGCGATGGAGGAGCCGCCGCAGCGCTTCCCAGGCGTGGAGGCGGCGGTCGCGTGGATCCGCTCGCGCGTGCGGCGCCAGGCGTGGGACGCCGAGAGCGTTCTCCTCGACCGTTTCTTCCGGCAGCGCCGGATCACGGACTACTTCGG
- a CDS encoding HU family DNA-binding protein, with product MSDLAENVAKKTNLPKKQARTVIATTFESIAGGLKKTGRVSISGVGSFVKTVKPAQKGGKKAINPFTGEQYVTKPKPAAVKAKFRPSGNFKKLIGGK from the coding sequence ATGAGCGATCTTGCGGAAAACGTCGCCAAGAAGACGAACCTCCCCAAGAAGCAGGCACGGACCGTGATCGCGACGACCTTCGAAAGCATCGCAGGCGGCCTCAAGAAGACCGGCCGCGTCAGCATCTCGGGCGTCGGCAGCTTCGTCAAGACCGTGAAGCCGGCCCAGAAGGGCGGCAAGAAGGCCATCAACCCCTTCACGGGCGAACAGTACGTCACGAAGCCCAAGCCCGCCGCGGTCAAGGCGAAGTTCCGCCCCTCGGGCAACTTCAAGAAGCTCATCGGCGGCAAGTAA